A genomic segment from [Flavobacterium] thermophilum encodes:
- the yvqK gene encoding Cob(I)yrinic acid a,c-diamide adenosyltransferase yields the protein MKLYTRTGDKGKTSLIGGRVDKDHLRVEAYGTIDEANSFIGWALALLVDDARFHDLCGELQKIQHELFDCGGDLAIVNGKLPYKATEEMVAFLEQRIDAYVQEAPPLEKFILPGGSKAAAALHLARTVTRRAERCIVSLQKAEPINDVVLKYMNRLSDYLFAAARVVNARLGVKDVEYERSAIVFRDKEEKQ from the coding sequence ATGAAATTGTATACGCGGACTGGAGACAAAGGAAAAACAAGCTTAATCGGCGGGCGCGTCGATAAAGATCATTTGCGCGTCGAGGCGTATGGGACGATCGATGAGGCGAACTCGTTCATCGGCTGGGCGCTTGCCTTATTGGTGGATGATGCGCGTTTTCACGATCTTTGCGGTGAGCTGCAAAAAATCCAGCACGAGCTGTTTGACTGCGGCGGGGATTTGGCCATCGTCAACGGCAAGCTGCCGTATAAAGCGACCGAGGAGATGGTCGCCTTTTTGGAGCAGCGCATTGACGCCTATGTCCAAGAGGCGCCGCCGCTTGAAAAGTTTATTTTGCCGGGAGGGTCGAAGGCGGCTGCCGCGCTTCATCTGGCGCGCACGGTGACGAGAAGGGCGGAGCGCTGCATCGTTTCGTTGCAAAAAGCGGAGCCGATCAACGACGTTGTTCTGAAATATATGAACCGCCTGTCCGACTATTTGTTCGCTGCCGCCCGGGTTGTGAACGCCCGCTTAGGGGTGAAGGATGTCGAATATGAGCGGAGCGCCATTGTGTTCCGCGACAAGGAGGAGAAGCAATGA
- a CDS encoding adenosylcobinamide kinase/adenosylcobinamide-phosphate guanylyltransferase, giving the protein MRERYGISDGVHIVWHDGYQGPYGWPDGAKTAKTVVLDGLEAAIRRLPDPEEWERFFCAWKQWEEGAAGRTVVWIGTDVTQGVVPTDRQERRWRDAVGLCYQRLAAVCHRVDRLWCGLAERLK; this is encoded by the coding sequence GTGCGGGAACGGTACGGAATAAGCGACGGTGTTCATATCGTATGGCATGACGGCTATCAGGGACCATACGGGTGGCCGGATGGCGCCAAGACGGCGAAAACAGTTGTCTTGGATGGGCTCGAAGCCGCCATCCGCCGCCTTCCGGACCCAGAGGAATGGGAGCGGTTTTTCTGCGCTTGGAAGCAGTGGGAGGAAGGAGCGGCCGGCCGCACGGTCGTCTGGATCGGGACAGACGTAACGCAAGGCGTCGTTCCGACTGACCGGCAAGAACGGCGCTGGCGCGACGCCGTCGGCCTGTGCTATCAACGGCTTGCCGCCGTATGCCATCGCGTCGACCGGCTTTGGTGCGGGTTGGCGGAACGATTAAAATAA